The following is a genomic window from Tissierellales bacterium.
GATTAGCTATAGATTGAGCTGTTTCGTATAAGTCTTCATCTAGTGTATCTGATTTTACTCTTGAATAGGTCTTAGACTTAATTATTGCCTTATCCCCATCCATTCCCACTAATAGTTCTAGCTTTAATCTAGTGTTATCTTTTACTGTTACTAATGCCATTTTCTCACCTCCTTCTACTTTTTATATAGAATACAGGCTATCTT
Proteins encoded in this region:
- a CDS encoding DUF1659 domain-containing protein, which encodes MALVTVKDNTRLKLELLVGMDGDKAIIKSKTYSRVKSDTLDEDLYETAQSIANLQIMPVHKIKRLEEIELVEEEE